A region from the Aphis gossypii isolate Hap1 chromosome 1, ASM2018417v2, whole genome shotgun sequence genome encodes:
- the LOC114131205 gene encoding fidgetin-like protein 1 isoform X1, whose amino-acid sequence MCDGVNEIKNKFRDVYLHSKFDEDLNNDSKTANSKRKCLYQAYSLANSLKETDWIWSHMRSELKSYSNLIDNKKGVNNFISAIDKITLGTNNVKAWKMKTKFDVTKPVNDFKKSIRCPDHLNCKIEPSNEFYLSFPKHNNVTQNTDKSDSQIIHTNSFRNESTTQTFKNNNSKTFIKTPITIIQPINNRKRSKYDDDSPPRIQPNIKNKREDSSYSNQSQFNGFHTAKTELHIQVNKQNNVHSNTSETLIKKSLGVNKSRSVVSKFVNPSTDNQKKDEVKNESTFDDNPYLKNIDPKMVEMIRNEIIECKNLITWDDISGLEFAKNTIQESVIWPLLRPDIFKGIRRPPKGILLFGPPGTGKTLIGKCIASQSNSTFFSISASTITSKWIGEGEKSVRALFAVARCHQPAVIFIDEIDSLLCQRSEQEHESSRKIKTEFLIQLDGAGTSDDDRILIIGATNRPQELDEAARRRLVKKLYIRLPDQQARKDMIKKLVGSENHVLLDDDLEKIASLSSGYSGADMKSLCQEASLGPIRSMTFDMINKIEADQVRPINLQDFLSALKIVMPSVSSEDLNHYVTWNDKFGCSDSGCSAQTDS is encoded by the exons atgtgcgACGGCGTAAACgagataaaaaacaaatttagagATGTCTATTTGCACAGCAAGTTCGATGAAGACCTTAACAACGATTCGAAAACGGCcaattcaaaaagaaaatgCTTGTACCAGGCATATTCCTTGGCAAACTCTTT aaaagaaACCGATTGGATTTGGAGCCACATGCGATCTGAATTAAAATCTTACTCAAATCttattgacaataaaaaaggtgtcaataattttatatcagctattgataaaattactttaggAACTAACA ATGTAAAAGCTTGGAAGATGAAGACCAAATTTGATGTAACAAAACCTGttaacgattttaaaaaatcaattagatGTCCAGATCATCTTAACTGTAAAATTGAACCAAGCAACGAATTTTACTTAAGTTTTCCAAAACATAACAATGTTACTCAAAACACAGATAAATCTGATAgtcaaattatacatacaaattcaTTTAGAAATGAATCAA ctactcagacatttaaaaataataatagtaaaacatttattaaaacacctattacaataattcaacctattaataatagaaaaagaag taaatatgatGACGATTCACCTCCACGCATACAgcctaacataaaaaataaacgagaAGACTCTTCCTATAGTAATCAATCTCAATTTAATGGCTTCCATACTGCAAAAACAGAATTG CATATTCAAgttaacaaacaaaacaatgtTCATTCTAATACCTcagaaacattaattaaaaaatctctGGGTGTGAATAAATCACGCAGTGTTGTTAGCAAATTTGTTAATCCGTCAACTGATAATCAAAA aAAAGATGAAGTAAAAAATGAATCAACTTTTGATGATaatccatatttaaaaaatattgatcctAAAATGGTTGAAATGattagaaatgaaataattgaatgtaaaaatctaataacatGGGATGACATATCTGGTCTAGAATTTgctaaaaatactatacaa GAATCTGTAATTTGGCCTCTTTTAAGACCAGATATATTCAAGGGTATTAGAAGACCACCTAAAGGCATATTACTTTTTGGTCCACCTGGCACTGGGAAAACTTTAATtg gtaaatgTATCGCTTCTCAATCCAactcaacattttttagtattagtgCATCAACTATAACATCTAAATGGATTGGAGAAGGAGAGAAGTCTGTAAGAGCTTTATTTGCAGTAgcaag atGTCATCAGCCTGCAGTCATTTTTATCGATGAAATTGATTCATTATTATGTCAAAGAAGCGAACAAGAACATGAAAGttctagaaaaattaaaactgagtTTCTTATTCAATTA GATGGAGCTGGTACGAGTGATGATGATAGAATACTAATAATTGGTGCTACAAATCGACCCCAAGAATTAGATGAAGCTGCCAGGAGAAGACTtgtaaaaaaactgtatataaGATTGCCTGATCAACaa GCTAGAAaagatatgattaaaaaattagtggGTTCAGAAAACCATGTTCTATTAGATGATGATTTGGAAAAAATTGCTTCTTTAAGCAGTGGTTATTCTGGAGCAGATATGAAAAGTCTATGTCAAGAAGCATCTCTTGGACCTATCCGATCAATGACTTTtgatatgattaataaaatcgaAGCTGATCAG GTACGTCCAATTAATTTACAAGATTTTCTATCagcattaaaaattgttatgccCAGTGTATCTTCTGaagatttaaatcattatgtaACATGGAATGACAAATTTGGGTGTAGTGATTCTGGGTGTAGTGCACAGACAGATAGTTAA
- the LOC126549130 gene encoding uncharacterized protein LOC126549130 isoform X4, whose product MVTIVIGSFEVHTIQKNSTYIPDSCGFNINIGTNIVPMNNYSIQKPIKKDNIKCLKSWYITKKKTLVSTELLKIRGNLYDHKNNTTSREIHDAGFIKKIIKKNLIKTTNGKYHIISPPAEPKTKINEKFYTFWMITGGFPQKFNDL is encoded by the exons gTTCGTTCGAAGTAcatactatacaaaaaaatagcaCATATATTCCAGACAGTTGtggatttaatataaatattggcaCTAACATAGTACCCATGAATAACTACAGTATACAAAAGCCAATAAAAAAGGACAAtattaagtgtttaaaatcatggtatattacaaaaaaaaagacttTAGTGTCtactgaattattaaaaattagag gtaatctATATGATCATAAAAACAACACAACTTCTAGAGAAATACATGATGcaggttttattaaaaaaataattaaaaaaaacttaattaaaacaacaaatggTAAGTACCATATAATTTCACCACCAGCTGaaccaaaaactaaaataaatgaaaagtttTACACATTTTGGATGATAACCGGAGGATTTCCCCAAAAATTTAATGACTTGTAA
- the LOC114131205 gene encoding fidgetin-like protein 1 isoform X2 produces MRSELKSYSNLIDNKKGVNNFISAIDKITLGTNNVKAWKMKTKFDVTKPVNDFKKSIRCPDHLNCKIEPSNEFYLSFPKHNNVTQNTDKSDSQIIHTNSFRNESTTQTFKNNNSKTFIKTPITIIQPINNRKRSKYDDDSPPRIQPNIKNKREDSSYSNQSQFNGFHTAKTELHIQVNKQNNVHSNTSETLIKKSLGVNKSRSVVSKFVNPSTDNQKKDEVKNESTFDDNPYLKNIDPKMVEMIRNEIIECKNLITWDDISGLEFAKNTIQESVIWPLLRPDIFKGIRRPPKGILLFGPPGTGKTLIGKCIASQSNSTFFSISASTITSKWIGEGEKSVRALFAVARCHQPAVIFIDEIDSLLCQRSEQEHESSRKIKTEFLIQLDGAGTSDDDRILIIGATNRPQELDEAARRRLVKKLYIRLPDQQARKDMIKKLVGSENHVLLDDDLEKIASLSSGYSGADMKSLCQEASLGPIRSMTFDMINKIEADQVRPINLQDFLSALKIVMPSVSSEDLNHYVTWNDKFGCSDSGCSAQTDS; encoded by the exons ATGCGATCTGAATTAAAATCTTACTCAAATCttattgacaataaaaaaggtgtcaataattttatatcagctattgataaaattactttaggAACTAACA ATGTAAAAGCTTGGAAGATGAAGACCAAATTTGATGTAACAAAACCTGttaacgattttaaaaaatcaattagatGTCCAGATCATCTTAACTGTAAAATTGAACCAAGCAACGAATTTTACTTAAGTTTTCCAAAACATAACAATGTTACTCAAAACACAGATAAATCTGATAgtcaaattatacatacaaattcaTTTAGAAATGAATCAA ctactcagacatttaaaaataataatagtaaaacatttattaaaacacctattacaataattcaacctattaataatagaaaaagaag taaatatgatGACGATTCACCTCCACGCATACAgcctaacataaaaaataaacgagaAGACTCTTCCTATAGTAATCAATCTCAATTTAATGGCTTCCATACTGCAAAAACAGAATTG CATATTCAAgttaacaaacaaaacaatgtTCATTCTAATACCTcagaaacattaattaaaaaatctctGGGTGTGAATAAATCACGCAGTGTTGTTAGCAAATTTGTTAATCCGTCAACTGATAATCAAAA aAAAGATGAAGTAAAAAATGAATCAACTTTTGATGATaatccatatttaaaaaatattgatcctAAAATGGTTGAAATGattagaaatgaaataattgaatgtaaaaatctaataacatGGGATGACATATCTGGTCTAGAATTTgctaaaaatactatacaa GAATCTGTAATTTGGCCTCTTTTAAGACCAGATATATTCAAGGGTATTAGAAGACCACCTAAAGGCATATTACTTTTTGGTCCACCTGGCACTGGGAAAACTTTAATtg gtaaatgTATCGCTTCTCAATCCAactcaacattttttagtattagtgCATCAACTATAACATCTAAATGGATTGGAGAAGGAGAGAAGTCTGTAAGAGCTTTATTTGCAGTAgcaag atGTCATCAGCCTGCAGTCATTTTTATCGATGAAATTGATTCATTATTATGTCAAAGAAGCGAACAAGAACATGAAAGttctagaaaaattaaaactgagtTTCTTATTCAATTA GATGGAGCTGGTACGAGTGATGATGATAGAATACTAATAATTGGTGCTACAAATCGACCCCAAGAATTAGATGAAGCTGCCAGGAGAAGACTtgtaaaaaaactgtatataaGATTGCCTGATCAACaa GCTAGAAaagatatgattaaaaaattagtggGTTCAGAAAACCATGTTCTATTAGATGATGATTTGGAAAAAATTGCTTCTTTAAGCAGTGGTTATTCTGGAGCAGATATGAAAAGTCTATGTCAAGAAGCATCTCTTGGACCTATCCGATCAATGACTTTtgatatgattaataaaatcgaAGCTGATCAG GTACGTCCAATTAATTTACAAGATTTTCTATCagcattaaaaattgttatgccCAGTGTATCTTCTGaagatttaaatcattatgtaACATGGAATGACAAATTTGGGTGTAGTGATTCTGGGTGTAGTGCACAGACAGATAGTTAA